One part of the Kryptolebias marmoratus isolate JLee-2015 linkage group LG13, ASM164957v2, whole genome shotgun sequence genome encodes these proteins:
- the LOC108251511 gene encoding histone H3.3, which yields MTTRGTLRNLSQLQARYQKSTELLIRKLPFQRLVREIAQDFKTDLRFQSSAVMALQEASEAYLVGLFEDTNLCAIHAKRVTIMPKDIQLARRIRGERA from the exons atgacaacaag AGGAACCTTGAGGAACCTCAGCCAGCTGCAGGCCcgctaccagaagtccaccgagctgctcatccggaagctgcccttccagcgcCTGGTCCgcgagatcgcccaggacttcaagaccgacctgcgcttccagagctcggccgtcatggctctgcaggaggccagcgaggcttacctggtggggctcttcgAGGACACCAACCTGTGCGCCATCCACGCCAAGAGGGTCACCATCATGCCCAAAGACATCCAGCTGGCCCGCAGGATCCGCGGAGAGAGGgcttag